The genomic DNA GTCACCGCGTGATCGTGAGCTATGAAGCAGAAGCAGAAGATATGACTTCGGAAAATGTAGTTAAGAAAATATTTGATGAAATACCGGTTCCGTAACTCGTATCTCGTTAAACGTGACTCGATAAAATAATAAATACAAGAAATAAAAGACTTTAAAATGATATTTAAAATAAAAATACAATTTACGAAATACGAAATACTAAATACGAGATACGGGTAACGAAAATATGATTCCAAAAGAGATATTGAAAAAAGTTAGGCATATTGAAATACGCACATCGCGTATAGTGAATGATATTTTTGCCGGTGAATATGAAAGTGTCTTTAAAGGGCGGGGGATGGAGTTTGATGAAGTCCGTGAATATCAGCCCGGTGATGAGGTGCGTACCATTGATTGGAATGTGACTGCACGAATGGGGCATCCGTACGTTAAACGTTTTGTTGAGGAAAGAGAATTAACGGTGATGCTTCTTGTTGATGCAAGTGCGTCAGGTAAATTTGGGTCAGTGAAATGGACGAAAAATGAAATGGCAGTGGAACTCTGTGCTGTTCTCGCGTTTGCCGCCATAAAAAATAATGATAAAGTCGGACTCATTATTTTTACTGATGGTGTTGAAAAATTTATTCCGCCGAAGAAGGGTTCAAAACATGTGCTGAGAGTGATAAGAGAGATGCTTTATTTTAAGCCTACCGGCCGTAAAACAAATATTTCTTCCGCTATTGAGTATCTTAATAAAGTAAGTAAGCATCGTACGGTAACATTTCTTGTAAGTGATTTTATCGCCGAAGGATATGAGAAGGCACTTTCTATTGCAAATAAAAGACATGATGTTGTGGCACTCCATATATCTGATCCGAGAGAGTTGGATCTCCCTAAAATTGGATATATTGAACTGGAAGATGAAGAAACAGGTGAGACCATACTCATAGATACGAATGATCACTCGGTGCGTAGCGGTTTTAGTGATGCCACTCGTTTTGATAAAGATCGGCGTGAAACATTCTTTAAGTCTATTGGACTTGATTATGTGACGCTTCAAACCGATAAACCGTATATCGAACCTTTGATGAAATTTTTTAAAACAAGAGAAAAGAGACTCTAGGAAGTTTTACATGGCACGATACATACTCTTTATACCGATTATTATATCAATTATTAGCTTACATCTTTCCTGCACCAAAAAGACCGATCAAGAATGGGCTGCGAAAGAGCGTGACCTTATATATGCCAATGCCTATGTTAATAAAACAGTCGGTGCGATCGGTGACAAGATACGCTATACCATAAAAGTGAAGTATAAAGATGGGGTCGCTGTAACACTCCCTGATTTTTCTGAAGAAATTGGCGGTTTTGCCATACTTGATGTAAGTGAAAAACCAGTTCGCGAAGAAGGTGATTATAAAAATATTACCCGATCGTACAAATTGCAAACATATACACCCGGGGCATATATCATTCCAGAAGCGACAGTTGCCTATACTGATATTGAAGGCAAGACTCACGCAATAATAACTCCTCAGATATTCGTTGATATAAAAAGTACGATAAAAGAAGGCGAAAAAGTAACCGATATCAGAGATATAAAACTCCCTGTGTTTTTAAAGGAGCAATTGATGCTCTATGTCATTATAGGTGGAAGCGCTCTTGTTGTACTTGTTATCATTCTTTTGGGAGTATATTACTATCGCAAAAAATTACGAGATAGGTTGCGTTACGTGCCACCTCGCGCAGCACATGAAATTGCGTTTGAAGAGCTCGAGAAATTGCGTGCAATGGACCTCGTAAAGCAGGGAAAAATGAAGGAATACTATATTATTCTTTCGGATATTGTGCGGCACTACATTGAGAGACGGTTCTCAATAAAAGCAAAAGAACAGACAACGCAGGAATTTTTGTATGAGGTAGCCACATCTGCTGCCTTTGCTGAAGGGCCTAAAGATACTATTAGAAAATTTCTTGAAATATGCGATATGGTGAAATTTGCAAAATATGGGCCGGTTCCGCAAGAAGCTGAAGAAGCGTATGTGAGTGCACATGAGTTTGTTTTATCAACTGTTCCGAAAGAAGAATCCGATGAGGATTCAAATAATGTGGTTAATAAAACAACACAGAAGGTAAAAGGTGCATAATGTTAACATTTAAAGATCCATTGATATTGGTCTTACTTGTGCTTTTACCACTTCTTTTTATTGTATATAAAAAATTTGTCAAGAAAGCGAGTGTTAAATACTCAGATATTCGTATTCTTAAAAAGGTGCGGCACTCAAAATCAAAAACATTTCGTTATATTCCATTTACACTGAAGGCGTTTGCGATGGCACTTATCGTTATTGCTCTAGCCGGGCCACGACAAGGGGAAGAGCTCTCATCGATTAAAACTGAAGGGGTAGACATCATGCTGTGTGTAGACATATCAGGGAGTATGCGTGCAGAAGACTTTTTTCTTGGTGGTAAAAGACAGAATCGACTCGCTATTGTTAAGCAAATCGTCAAAGAGTTTATTGAAAACAGAGTTGCAGATAGAATCGGCATGGTGGTTTTTGCGGGGCGTGCTTATACACAGTGTCCGCTTACCATGGATTATGGAGTTCTTCTGACGCTTCTTTCTCATGTGCAAATCGGTATGCTTGAAGACGGTACCGGTATAGGGTCAGCGCTCGCGATCGCTGTTGATAGACTGAAGGATACGAAGGCGAAAAGTAAGGTTATCATACTTCTCACTGACGGTATCAACAATGTGGGAAAGATCGATCCTTTGACTGCAGCAGAAATAGCTAAATCTTTTAAGATTAAAGTATATACCATAGGTGCGGGAACCCGTGGTTTGGCGCCGATTCCTGTACGGGATTATTTTGGCAATGTAGGGTATCAAAAGGTAAAGGTTGATGTTGATGAAGATACGTTAGAAGAGATCGCTGAACTGACCGGCGCAAAATATTACCGAGCAACAAATACTGAGTCGTTACGTAAAATATATAGAGATATTGATTCATTGGAAAAAACAAAAATTGAGACAAAACTTTATATGAAATATAAAGAGTTGTTTCCCTATTTTCTTTTACCGGGATTTCTACTTTTGATACTTGATATACTATTGTCTAACACGATTTATAGGAAATTACCTTAAATAGCGTTTAGTATTTAGCGTATAGCGTATAGTCTATAGTACAAAAATAAAATAGTGAAAAAGTAAGGTGATCAAAGATTATGCAATTTGGAAAACTTGAATACATACAGTTATTATGGGTTGTTGTGGCGGTTGCGTTCTTTCTGTATTATGCGTTTCGAAAGAAGCAGGTGGCCCTAGAGAAGTTCAGTGAGCATACGCTTCTTAAGAACTTGGTTGCAAATGTAAGTTTTAAGAAACAAAAAATCAGAGCATGTATTGTTATTGCAGCACTTTCTTTTGTTGTTCTTGCGCTCATTGATCCGAAATGGGGGTATCATTGGGAAGATGTGAAACGCAAAGGGGTAGACATTGTTATAGTACTTGATACATCCAAAAGTATGCTTGCAAAAGATATGAAACCGAATCGGCTTAAGGTAGCAAAGCGAGGTATAGAGGATTTTGTAAATGTTCTACGCGGTGATCGTGTTAGCTTGGTTACTTTTGCTGGAACAAGTTTTATTCAGTGTCCTCTTACAACCGATTATGCTGCCTTCAAGATGTTTCTTGATGATGTAACGGTAGAGTCTGTTCCGCGCGGGGGGACAAATATTGGCGGTGCTATAATAACAGCACTGAAAGCGTTTCCTAATAAAACTGACGATAATAAGATCATTATATTAATTACGGATGGGGAAGATCATAGCGGTACGATGATAAAGGCTGCACGTGAAGCTAAAAAGAAAGGGGCAGTTATTTATGCAGTTGGAATAGGAAACCCCATCGGAGCGCCCATACCGGTGATGAATGCGCGGGGAGTTGAAACATACAAAAAAGATAGTCAAGGCAATGTTATATTAACGAAAGTTGATGAAGAGGGATTGAAACA from Candidatus Ancaeobacter aquaticus includes the following:
- a CDS encoding DUF58 domain-containing protein, with the protein product MIPKEILKKVRHIEIRTSRIVNDIFAGEYESVFKGRGMEFDEVREYQPGDEVRTIDWNVTARMGHPYVKRFVEERELTVMLLVDASASGKFGSVKWTKNEMAVELCAVLAFAAIKNNDKVGLIIFTDGVEKFIPPKKGSKHVLRVIREMLYFKPTGRKTNISSAIEYLNKVSKHRTVTFLVSDFIAEGYEKALSIANKRHDVVALHISDPRELDLPKIGYIELEDEETGETILIDTNDHSVRSGFSDATRFDKDRRETFFKSIGLDYVTLQTDKPYIEPLMKFFKTREKRL
- a CDS encoding VWA domain-containing protein; its protein translation is MLTFKDPLILVLLVLLPLLFIVYKKFVKKASVKYSDIRILKKVRHSKSKTFRYIPFTLKAFAMALIVIALAGPRQGEELSSIKTEGVDIMLCVDISGSMRAEDFFLGGKRQNRLAIVKQIVKEFIENRVADRIGMVVFAGRAYTQCPLTMDYGVLLTLLSHVQIGMLEDGTGIGSALAIAVDRLKDTKAKSKVIILLTDGINNVGKIDPLTAAEIAKSFKIKVYTIGAGTRGLAPIPVRDYFGNVGYQKVKVDVDEDTLEEIAELTGAKYYRATNTESLRKIYRDIDSLEKTKIETKLYMKYKELFPYFLLPGFLLLILDILLSNTIYRKLP
- a CDS encoding VWA domain-containing protein — translated: MQFGKLEYIQLLWVVVAVAFFLYYAFRKKQVALEKFSEHTLLKNLVANVSFKKQKIRACIVIAALSFVVLALIDPKWGYHWEDVKRKGVDIVIVLDTSKSMLAKDMKPNRLKVAKRGIEDFVNVLRGDRVSLVTFAGTSFIQCPLTTDYAAFKMFLDDVTVESVPRGGTNIGGAIITALKAFPNKTDDNKIIILITDGEDHSGTMIKAAREAKKKGAVIYAVGIGNPIGAPIPVMNARGVETYKKDSQGNVILTKVDEEGLKQVAFETGGAYLSASAGSIGLERIYEQKIAKLEKKEFNKSRKRVFKSRFQIPLAIAFILLLFEVVIGDKKKIRKT